GTCCTGAATCtcatttttgtaaattattttgctaatatattcttttaaactAATTGATATGTTTAAGAAAAATTCATCCACATCATCTTTGCTacaaattatacataaaaacttgacctaattagttaaatttcacaatttaatctaaatttaagAATAAGATCCTTAACTTAAAATATAGATATAACTTAAAGACCtaaaagagaatattgaacaagCAATAATAGTGTGTTACAGATAAATTCTTGAATTCGCATCAATTTTCATTGAACGTTTAATCCTATTTCAATGGCTTCTCTCTTCCATCTTCCAAACGACgcacaaattatataatattctctTTCAATCGCTCTCAATCCTGTTCTAGTGTCCATTACTCTGTACACAGATGTCATCTCTCCAAAAAATTTGACCTAATTTGGCCCTTCCATCAGCGAGCAATCCCGTATTCAATCTTACTTCCAGATTGTTGCTTCTTCTTCCGGTAATTTCTATTCCATTCCATCATTATAAGccgatttcatttcattccGCTGAATGCGTGTAGTTTTTCTGAGAATCTATAGATAGATCTAGATTTAGTTCCTTTTAACAGATCGATTTTGTGAAAAGAGAGATGGATTCCATATCCGATCAAGCTTTAAATGATGTGAAGAATGGAGTAAGCATAACTAGTGCAGTTATGCCATTATTGAAACTTCTATCACTAACAATGTTAGGTTTGATTCTAGCTCATCCGAAAACTCAAATCATACCTAGAGCAACTTTTAAGATCTTAAGCAAGCTCGTTTTCGCTATTTTCCTTCCCTGCACAATCTTCTTCCATTTAGGTGAATCCATAACTCTGAGTAACTTCCTTCTATGGTGGTTTATCCCTGTTAATGTCTTCATCAGTACAGCCTTCGGCTGTGTTCTAGGTTATCTAGTGGCGAAAATCTGCCGTCCGCCACCTGAATTTGTTAGATTCACGATTATCTTCACTGCGTTTGGTAACACAGGGAATCTCCCTTTGGCGATTGTTGGATCTGTTTGTCATAGTCCGGACACTCCTTTTGGTCCGAATTGTCATCGAACTGGTGTCGCTTATGTTTCGTTTGCGCAGTGGGTGGCGGTTCTTTTAGTTTATACTATAGTTTATCATATGATGGAACCGCCATTGGAATACTATGAGGAAGTTGATGAAGGTAACGAGATTGTTGGTATTCAAAACAATCAAGAACATTTGAGTAGGCCTCTTCTTCTTGAAGCAGAGTGGCCAGGAATGGATGAGAAAGAAACAGAGCATTGTAAGACTCCACTTATAGCTCGTGTTTTCGCAATTTCAGAACATTCATCTCATAATCACGATTCTGATTCGGATTCTGTTGAATTGGAGGAAGGAGGTAGTAATCCGACAGCTCCCCTCAAGTCGATAAGATGCTTGGCCGAGCCAAGGGTAGTTAGGAAAATGAGAGCTGTAGCCAAACAAACTCCGATCAAACACATACTTCAACCTCCAACAATCGCGACCCTTTTGGCATTAATAGTGGGAATGGTTCCTCCTTTGAAAACATTCGCATTTGGCGATGATGCCCCGCTAGGTTTTATCACTGATAGTTTGGAAATATTGGCAGAGGCAATGGTTCCTTCGGTTATGCTCATTTTGGGTGGAATGTTGGCTGAAGGACCGAATGATTCGAGGCTCGGTTTGAGGACTACAATTGGAGTAACCGTGGCTAGGTTATTTGTGCTTCCTTTGATTGGAATGGGAGTTGTTGGATTGGCTGATAAGATGAATATATTGATTGCGGGAGATCAGATGTTTAGGTTTGTGATTTTGTTGCAGTATACTTGTCCGAGTGCGATTCTGTTTGGTGCTATCTCGAGTTTGAGAGGTTACGCGGTTAGTGAAGCGTCGGCATTGCTGTTTTGGCAGCATATTGTTGCTTTGTTCTCGATTTCTTTGTATATGATTGTTTACTTTAGGTTTCTTCTATCTTATGaatgataattgtttttttatttcaatgtcACATTATTGGATCGATATATATAAAACATCGGTTATTGAATGTTTTATTCTACATTGGTTATATCTGAttcgaatatttttattagacgagataatgtttaaatataacTTCAGTATATATGTAACAAATTTAACAACCTTTTTTTGAATAAACATTTttcattgttttcaaataaaagcaAATTTTTTAAATGGTGTAAAGTCTTGACCATAAGCTGGATCTAGAAACACTTgctaaatataatttattccaAATATAGTTGTGCAGGCATGATTTTTGTATTCcatgtattttcaaataaaaccaattcaaataaaaccaaTTAGAAAATCACTAACTGACGcacacaaaagaaaaaaaaaggtgaaagtTAATGAAGACAAACATGGAGAAAAGGTTAGTTTTTTTGTGAGCTACGATGATAAGTTGTTTGAATCCGTGACctaataatattgttaaaatatataactaactaGATTActtttgttaatataatttatttttatatttggtgAGCTCAATAGCCGCCACTCTAACAAGCCAACTTCGTTCATAGTTTCGCTACCCGTGGTTCCTATGCCGCCACCTTTCCAAGTCCTTTTATTTTAGTGTTTCAACCCGAAGCGATAGCTTAACGCTAGTTTAGTGGATAAGATGGTTGTACTCCAACTCACTCAAGAATGGGACAACAATAGTACGTAGGCAAGCTCGTTTTGATCTTGGGCGCATACATTGTAATCCTGAAGCACCACCGTTGtataagaaacaaaaataagaattttttttttttctgtcgAAGACACCCGAAATTTCATAATCCACCTGCAAAATTTAGTATATCATCAGTAAAAAAATTTAGCAAGAACATAATTCACAATTTTAACATTCTATCCAAATATCAATAGTCAATAGAATACCAATGAGCTTATATATTGTTTGAGACTTGAAAACTAGTTCTTGGTTTGGATCAAGAAGAGTGTTGAAATTAGGCTAGATAATCTTTGTGGTTCTATATCACTTTCTCATCATTCCAAAAATATTAGAGCGAaaatgaaaatgtatttttacTCGAAATtagattgtttttatttttttagtgtttttatTCGAATTTAGATTGTTATTATTTTGTAGTGCTCAAACTCAAATTATACATTGtaactttaatatatttaattctttaACACTTTTCTAGTAtgttataactatttttttaagttcatatatattaaaaatgataaaatccgTTTAAACGCAGCGACAaacaatgaaataaaaaaataaaaaacgttaatcaataagttatcgagctcgtaaattctcTAAAAGAACAACGAATTCTACTAACTCTGAAAAacgaatttaaaaaaacatcataataataacattacgAAACATCATAATAAAACATCACAATTCTCGAAACTTAGTATAAAGTGAAACATCACAAATTCTCGAAACTTAGTATAAAGTGTCGATTTCGAGAATTGGACTGACCCAACCAAAGTCATAATTAAACTTATCATAAATAAAACTGTgattagttaataatatattttttcccaaatcaaataaaaatatattatttatattaaattagacTTTGAAATAGGGCACATCTACATAAAGATAAAGAAATCCCCATTTTCCTtatcttcataaaaaaaaatggattccATTAACATTGCTAAAGGCTATGGCAAAGTAAGCTCTCTAGAAAACCCCACCGCCACCACCCATCACCACCGTCAAAACGCTCCATCCGCTTGCCGTAAACGCCTAATCGCCATCGTAATCGCCTCCATTATCATCCTCTCCATAGTAATCGCCGCCGCCGTCGTCGCCCTAATCCACGAATCCATCACCGAAGGCCCCGAAGAAGATGAACAACCAAAAAACTCCCCAAACCCATCAAATTCCGACTCGATCCACACCGTATGTACCTTCACCCAATTCCCCGATTCATGTTTCAAATCCATATCAAATCTCTCAATTACACCCACACAGAAATTCGATCCAGAAATCATCTACAGTTTATCCCTAAAAGCCGCGATCGAAGAACTCGTTAACCTAACTTCGTTTCCCAATACTCTGATTCATAAATACAATCGCACAGAACCGAAAACCGTTTCTGCGTTGAATGATTGCGTTGAGTTGTTCGCCGATGGGTTGAGTCAACTCAGGAACTCGGAAGAAGCGATGAAAGGAAATAATGGAACGGCGATTGCGATGACTGAGTTGGCGATGGAGAATATGAAGACGTGGACTAGTGCGGCGATGACGGATTTGGACACGTGTATTGATGGATTGGAGGAGATGGAATCGACGGTGGTGGATGAAGTTAAAATGAGGGTGCAGAAATCTAAGGAGTATATGAGTAACAGCTTAGCAATTCTCTCAAATATGAAGGCTATTCTGGACAGGTTTCATCTCAAGTtgcattaattatttaataataaaaaagtttttttttaaaaaaatgatgagaatattttattaggatatattaaatgttgtgttatttatttactatattgtCCTTAACTTGTTTGTTTGTATAATGTTTTGTTGAGTAAAAAATGGATGGTGTTTCATGTTTGgacaatttatttgaatattttaattatatgaatttgtgatgttttttaattgattatctAATTGTAACCACTTTAggaattttattagtttaaatatttatttatataattactacGTTTGATTCCTCAGCATGTTCAAAATCAGGGTATTTGAAAGTTGTTTGTTACGAGGGTTAAATATTACATTCtcgtttttttattaatttgtcgtttttaaataaaattatatttatagacaTTTTGAATGTATTGTTTTTGAGAtgtataaaattgttttgaatggATAACTAGAAAAAATGTAATTTGAGAAATATTGGATAAAATTTGAATagagataaattttatatttattttaaaactatatatatatatatagtataccAATTTAGacatatttgaaaaagaaagaaaagataatttgcattttgtttttatggtaattaattaaaaataaaatatattaaaataagaatactGAGTTTATTCTTGAATGACTTTATAAACAAGCTATATTCGTAGGAAAATATTTAGTTATCAGTGTATGAgggaaaatataatataaacgtGTAAGAAATACTCATCTCTCTTGTGataaattttagatttaacAATTTTACTCAATTATATGTGaacattaaatataagtttatggTGAAGTTGGTTATCACATTAGTCgatatttttttgtcttttggGAGCAAATAATTGGTTGCCGAGGTATGAGGTATGAATTTGTATAAACACTCTTATCTCTTATGTGATAAATCTTACATTCAATTATGAAacaattttattcattaatttatatgtgGACATGAAATACAAATACAGATTTTGTGATGTAGTGGGTTATCACATCTAACACACTAAATGTCTCTAATTCGAATTCGCGTAAAGTCATTTTGTCCTTAGAGGGAAAAAATTGGCTGATGAAATATAGGTTTCGTGGTGTACTTGGTTATCACGTCAGTCTAACACATTAAAGGTCTCTGGTTTGAgtccaaacaaaattaatttgtattttgagGGCAAAGAATGAACTTGTAGAGAATATACAACTCTCTTATGTGATAAATCTCAATACACCGActacattattttattcacttaAATGTAGACATTAAATATAGGTTTTGTTGTGTATTTGGTTatcacatgtttaacacttaAAAGGTCTCCTATTCGAGTACATGCGCAGCCATTTTGTCTTTTTTGGGCAAGAATTGGTTGAGGTGATATGAACTTGTAGAAAATATACCACTCTCCTCATATGTGATAAATCTCAATACAACTACACTATCTTTTCATTTATATGTGGACATTAAATATAGGTTCCGTggtgtataattatattttgatttaatttttaaaaattatgtttatgtaatcaaataaatattaaatttatttattttcttataaatattatataatatatatttttaaatttatgaatattattttggtatatcttattatactaaaatattaaaatccgTACTAATAATTTCGGTATTAGATCTtatttttttcggtataccgaaaaaattGATATTCTCGATATATTGCGGTACAATATTTTTGATGTACCTATAATATTGGTAATTTTTCTCACATGAAAAAATAGTAACTTagtgaaaaaatttaaaaaaaaaatgaatgaatttaatttattttttatggtttTAATTTTGGAAGGAGTGCATGAGTAACAGCTTCGCAATTCTCTCAAACATGCCGGCTATTAgtatataatttgataataatttgtattatttcttttttgatAATATTAGGCTATAAATGTTGTGGTATTTACTATATTGTCCTTAACTTGTTTGTTTGTATAATGTTTTGTTGAGTAAAAAAATGGGTGTTGTTggacaatttaaattttttaattatatgaattttttttaactgaTTATTTAATTGTAACCACTTTAGGAATTTTAtcagtttaaatatttatttatacaattactAGATTTGATTCATCCAtctgttaaaaattaaaaatcaggttatttgaaattggtTTGTTTCTAGTGTGAAATATATGATTAGTGAACACTTAAACCGAATTCAAACTTAAATCCTTTTACCgatcaaatttaaattgaaaaacatataattctttggacatatttaatataataaaataatctcttttttttcaattaactgAAATTAACTAATCAATTTGAacatttagaatatttatatatatatatatatttaaaaagtttgtttaaatttatttattgcttttatttatttattttttcttttaaaacggACCAGAACTTTTATTATCTTTCAGCGTAAAGAAGGTCGAAACTAGGCCTGGTTGAGACCTTAGAATATTGAttacatttcaaaaaaaaaaaaagaggctTAATGATAGCTGGTTTGAATTGGGCCTGGACTTTAAACTAGTTCTCGGATAAATATAATCTTCAATATGCATCTCTACATATATTAGTTCaccaaaaacataatttatatcataAAGATACAATTtaagaacaatttttttatcataaataatcCTTGGTATGAAATTCGGAGAGGagctttttcttttaaaaaatggttcaaATGTGAAGAATATAACTCGATACGATATGAATTTTCACGTtacttttaaaaagttaatatgaTTTTACACTTCAATTTAAGGTTTTAGGAAAAATCGAAACTGATCGGATCTTAAATAAGACTACTGACATTATAGTTATAcgattgaattaaaaaaatgggacaacggattaagtatgtaacccgcaaacatacttaactaTTTAACCAGACGCATAATTTGCCGTCTGACCGGCTCGAAACCAAGAGCTTAGGGTTAATATCCATCTCTTATTGTCACAAAGCTAGAAGAGGGAATTTAAACGATTGAATTAAGCCTGaaacataattaaatcaaactaataatttttattactcATAATCATGCCGATTACActgcaaaaataatattagactAATTTGTGTCTAATAGTTAAagtagaaattatatttaaaatagttataaacCAACTAtacagtttttttttatgtttgaattatgtaattagaaaatataattataatcaattagGTTTCGTGGTGTAGTTGGTTATCACGTCAGTCTAACACACTGAAGGTCTCCGGTTCGAACCCGGGCGAAgccatttttttgttataaagaTTAGTCACACCTATATGATGAATCTTACATTCATCTACAACAAGTAGGTTTCGTGGTGTAGTTGGTTATCACGTCAGTCTAACTGTTTTTTTGTCTTTTGGGGTGTGATGAATCTTACATTCCACTACAATACCATTTTGTTCACTTATATGTGgaccaaatatatataaatatgaacttATAAAAAGACTAATCTATCTAATGTGATTAATCTTATATTCAATGACGACaccatttttttaacttatatgttaaaaagatatataagtTTTGTAACCCGGGCGAAGccaattttttttgtcttttggGACAAATTGGTTAACAAGATATTAAAAAGACTTATACTCCTATGTGATGAATCTTACATTCAACTACAACACCATTTTGTTCACTTATATGTGgaccaaatatatataaatatgaacttATAGAAAGACTAATCTATCTCATGTGATTAATCTTACATTTAATGGCGACACAATTTTGTTCACTGATATGTTAAAAGGATATATAAGTTTTGTGGTGTAGTTGATTCTAACACATTAATGGTCTCCAATTCCAGTCTAGGCGAAGCCATTTTATATGTTTTGTCATTTTGGGAATATAATTGACGGTGATAAATCTTACAATCAACAACGACACAATTTTGTTGACTAATATGTGAATATATAGGTTTTGTGGTGTAGTTGGTTATCACATCAATCTAACACACTAAGGGTCTTCAATTCCAGTCTGGGAATCAACAACGACACAATTTTGTTCACTTATATGTTGACATTAAATATAGGTTCGTGGTGTATTTGGTTATCACGTTAGTCTAACACACTAAAGATCTCTGGGcgaagaattattttttattttttttaagacaaAGATTTGATTAATGAGATATGAACTTGTAGAAAGACTCATCTATCTTATGTGATAAATCTTACATTCAATGATCCCTCCAAGGTAGCCCAGTGGTAAGAGTTGACTTAAGAGATTAAAAAGGTCACGAATTCGATTTCATCTGgaagcgttttgagtttaagcggggggTCATGGTTGTGGGGTTGTCATGCTAGCACTcctttattgaaataaataaaataaaatcttacatTCAACGACGAAACTATTTTTTCACTTATATGTGAACTTGACATATATGTTTGTGGTTTAGTTGTTTATCATGTCAGTCCTACATATTGAAGGTCTCTAGTCGAGTCCGGGTATGTTTTGTCATTTTGGGGAATATAATTGACGGTGATAAATCTTACCATCAACAACGACACAATTTTGTTCACTTATATGTGGACATTAAATATAGGTTTGTGGTGTATTTGGTTATCACGTTAGTCTAACACACTAAAGATCTCTGGacgaataattattttttattttttttggacaaaGATTTGATTAACGACATATAAACTTGTAGAAAGATTCATCTATCTTATGTGATAAATCTTACATTCAACGACAACACTATTTTATTCACTTATATGTGAACATGACATATATGTTTGTGATTTAGTTGGTTATCATATGAGTCCTACATATTGAAAGTCTCTAGTTTGAGTCAAGACAAAACCGTTTCTTATGCTTTGTCTTTTCGGGGTAAAGAATTGGTTGACGAAATATGAACTTGTAAAAAGATTCATCGCTCTTAAGTGATAAAATTCTCTAGTTCGAGTTCGGACGaagaatcaatttttttttttgacaaagaTTTGATTAACAAGATATGGACTTGTAGAAAGACTCGTCTAtcttatgtgataaattttatattcaacgACGACACTATTTTGTTCACTTATATGTGAACATGACATATATGTTTGTGGTTTAGTTGGTTATCATGTCAGTCCTACATATTGAAGGTCTCTAATTTGAGTCAAGACGAAACAAGTTCTTATGTTTTGTCTTTTTGGGGTAAAGAATTGGTTGACGAAATATGAACTTGTAGAAAGACTCATCGCTCTTAAGTGATAAAGATCTCTAGTTCGAGTTCGGgcgaattattattattattattattattatttttttggaaaaagatTTGATTAACGTGATATGAACTTGTAGAAAGACTCGTTGATAAATCTTACATTCAACGACGACACTATTTTGTTTACTTGTATGTGAACATGACATATATGTTTGTGGTTTAGTTGGTTATCATGTCAGTTCTACATACTAAAGGTCTTTAGTTAGAGTCAAGGCGAAACCTTTTTGTTCACTTAGGATTGTGGTTgttaattcttattaattatctgATATCAAGTTAAAGCAATTGAAATAAAGAAggtaaaaacaatataataaagtagctaatatataataaagtagCTAATagttttgcataaaataagtagTTAATTGTGGTGTAGTTGGTTATCACATCAATTTAATACACCGGAGGTTTTTAGTTTGAGTTTGGGCAAAGCCTGTTTTTATGTTTTGTCTTGTTGGGGCAGAGAATTGGTTGACGAGATGTGA
This is a stretch of genomic DNA from Impatiens glandulifera chromosome 4, dImpGla2.1, whole genome shotgun sequence. It encodes these proteins:
- the LOC124934276 gene encoding protein PIN-LIKES 2, whose translation is MDSISDQALNDVKNGVSITSAVMPLLKLLSLTMLGLILAHPKTQIIPRATFKILSKLVFAIFLPCTIFFHLGESITLSNFLLWWFIPVNVFISTAFGCVLGYLVAKICRPPPEFVRFTIIFTAFGNTGNLPLAIVGSVCHSPDTPFGPNCHRTGVAYVSFAQWVAVLLVYTIVYHMMEPPLEYYEEVDEGNEIVGIQNNQEHLSRPLLLEAEWPGMDEKETEHCKTPLIARVFAISEHSSHNHDSDSDSVELEEGGSNPTAPLKSIRCLAEPRVVRKMRAVAKQTPIKHILQPPTIATLLALIVGMVPPLKTFAFGDDAPLGFITDSLEILAEAMVPSVMLILGGMLAEGPNDSRLGLRTTIGVTVARLFVLPLIGMGVVGLADKMNILIAGDQMFRFVILLQYTCPSAILFGAISSLRGYAVSEASALLFWQHIVALFSISLYMIVYFRFLLSYE
- the LOC124936084 gene encoding pectinesterase 3 → MDSINIAKGYGKVSSLENPTATTHHHRQNAPSACRKRLIAIVIASIIILSIVIAAAVVALIHESITEGPEEDEQPKNSPNPSNSDSIHTVCTFTQFPDSCFKSISNLSITPTQKFDPEIIYSLSLKAAIEELVNLTSFPNTLIHKYNRTEPKTVSALNDCVELFADGLSQLRNSEEAMKGNNGTAIAMTELAMENMKTWTSAAMTDLDTCIDGLEEMESTVVDEVKMRVQKSKEYMSNSLAILSNMKAILDRFHLKLH